From a single Bdellovibrionota bacterium genomic region:
- a CDS encoding diaminopimelate epimerase: protein MKVPFIKMQGCGNDFIFFDARKLPTFEWAKISGRLLDRRFGIGGDTMLVLLSPKEKGSDGRMLTIERDGN from the coding sequence ATGAAAGTTCCGTTTATCAAGATGCAAGGCTGCGGCAACGATTTCATTTTTTTCGACGCGAGAAAACTGCCGACGTTCGAATGGGCCAAAATCTCGGGGCGGCTTCTCGACCGCCGATTCGGCATCGGCGGCGATACGATGCTGGTCCTTCTTTCGCCCAAAGAGAAGGGGAGCGACGGCCGGATGTTGACGATCGAGCGGGATGGAAAC